From Sulfuracidifex tepidarius, one genomic window encodes:
- a CDS encoding transcriptional regulator — protein sequence MSKRSRQIFSIPSFGECSNCGIQVDYAEVIIMINGRVNLFCSRKCFRDWLRKTRAHYG from the coding sequence GTGTCAAAACGTTCAAGGCAAATATTTTCAATTCCTTCTTTTGGTGAATGTTCTAATTGTGGCATTCAAGTTGATTACGCTGAAGTGATAATCATGATAAATGGGAGGGTGAATCTCTTCTGTTCCAGGAAGTGCTTCCGCGATTGGCTCAGGAAGACGAGGGCACATTACGGCTGA
- a CDS encoding helix-turn-helix domain-containing protein: MAEKIKFPDGREVDIHEFIAFMYGLSKSDVELLHMLMTEGKMTTDDIASKLNVTKASISKSLNSLIDKGLVEREKVQSEDKRKGRPNFMYWVDRERLYNRLDVDLEKLLTTLKNSIQKTMTVAI, from the coding sequence ATGGCTGAAAAGATAAAGTTCCCAGACGGAAGAGAAGTAGATATACACGAGTTCATAGCCTTCATGTACGGACTATCCAAGAGCGACGTGGAACTCCTTCACATGTTGATGACTGAAGGCAAAATGACAACTGACGATATAGCTTCTAAACTGAACGTGACGAAAGCGTCTATAAGCAAGTCCCTGAACAGTTTGATAGACAAGGGACTTGTAGAGAGGGAGAAAGTGCAGTCCGAGGACAAGAGGAAAGGTAGACCTAACTTCATGTATTGGGTAGACAGAGAGAGGCTTTACAATAGACTCGACGTAGACCTGGAGAAACTGTTGACCACGCTGAAGAACTCTATACAGAAGACAATGACGGTAGCTATTTAA
- a CDS encoding MFS transporter, whose product MKRVAILFICSASFFMSYFSRLVWSIVSSFSTLKPTEVEDGIIFSLFFVGYVIIQIPSGTVVDKIGSRKVLVGALLGLGLSAFGSAMSPSISWEYVNSVVMGLSAGWIYPTTIKLLATNFAGKSLHQSIALYSLAWPLSIVASGFVIPPLATLDWELPYFLLGAMSLALSFLSSKLVGDDAGHHDGKGISVVRDKRVISISIGGFMFFFSYWSLTLFLYKFLLASGYSPIIAGVVYSFTAIAGIPSTVLSGRILDLIGTRKSLLLFIGVYGILILSIDAVYRFLIPLSLVFISMGFVRFIITPSHSSALAFLGGKNSGSVSGFANFFWQFSGIVSSVVSPLIVEAMSYTSLWLLIGTITLSSLFFYSMVRIND is encoded by the coding sequence TTGAAGAGAGTAGCGATACTCTTTATATGTTCTGCGTCCTTCTTCATGTCCTACTTTTCCAGGCTAGTGTGGAGCATAGTATCAAGCTTCTCTACCCTGAAGCCGACTGAGGTAGAGGACGGAATCATCTTTTCCCTGTTCTTCGTGGGATATGTGATCATACAGATACCATCAGGAACGGTCGTAGACAAGATAGGGTCTAGGAAAGTTCTAGTTGGTGCTCTTTTAGGTCTGGGATTGTCGGCTTTCGGCTCGGCTATGTCACCGTCAATATCTTGGGAATACGTAAATAGCGTGGTTATGGGTCTATCGGCTGGATGGATCTACCCAACTACAATAAAGTTGTTGGCGACAAACTTCGCTGGCAAATCCTTGCACCAATCAATAGCGCTGTACAGCTTAGCATGGCCCCTATCGATAGTAGCCTCAGGTTTCGTGATACCTCCTCTAGCTACACTGGACTGGGAGTTACCTTATTTCCTGCTGGGGGCAATGTCTTTAGCTCTGTCTTTCCTTTCAAGCAAGCTCGTCGGAGATGACGCTGGACACCATGATGGAAAGGGAATCTCCGTTGTGAGAGATAAGAGAGTCATCTCCATTTCAATAGGCGGTTTCATGTTCTTCTTCTCGTACTGGAGTTTGACCCTCTTCCTCTACAAGTTCCTCCTAGCTTCAGGGTACTCTCCGATAATAGCTGGGGTGGTTTACTCTTTCACCGCGATAGCCGGAATACCGTCCACCGTTTTATCAGGTAGAATCCTCGACTTGATAGGGACAAGGAAATCGTTACTGTTGTTCATAGGCGTTTACGGTATCCTTATCCTCTCCATAGACGCGGTATACAGGTTCCTCATCCCCCTCTCCCTGGTATTCATCTCCATGGGCTTCGTGAGGTTCATCATCACTCCATCGCACTCAAGTGCCTTAGCGTTTCTGGGTGGAAAGAACAGCGGAAGTGTATCCGGTTTCGCCAACTTCTTCTGGCAGTTCAGCGGGATTGTGAGTTCCGTAGTTTCACCGCTAATAGTGGAGGCAATGAGCTACACATCCTTATGGTTATTGATAGGGACAATAACATTGTCTTCTCTGTTTTTCTATTCTATGGTAAGAATCAATGACTGA
- the acnA gene encoding aconitate hydratase AcnA produces the protein MNTKKIGDLNFVQLPEETRDLPYSLRVLAENSLRNGFDDSAEKILNRKVGEEIRFLPTRIVMQDYTGVPLLVDLAEMRSEAERRGSDPLLVNPKVRSDLVIDHSVQVDYYGTSYALEMNMKKEFERNMERYGFLKWAQSSFTNLRVVPPGNGIIHQVNLEFLSSVIDVKDGMAFPEVVIGTDSHTTMIGGIGVLGWGVGGLEAEGVMLGEPYYMNVPEVVGVKIEGSTREGVTPTDVVLFLTELLRGKGVVGKFVEFFGDLSSLPVPDRATISNMAPEYGATVGYFPIDGNTLSYLRGTARNAEVVEKVSKEMGIFYSNEPRYDRVIEVDLGEIEPAIAGPRNPEERIPLKKVKESVSGLLGGAKGKTIDDGSVVIAAITSCTNTSNPSVMIGAGILAKKAVSYGMRPKPYVKTSMAPGSPVVVSYLSDSGLLPYLESIGFHVVGFGCTTCIGNAGPLPKEVENDVKNGVSAFAVLSGNRNFEGRINPYLKGAFLASPELVVAYSLAGRMTVDLTSEPIGVDPNGKPVYLKDIWPSNAEIAEVYKLAMRPEIYEMRKEAIFHGDENWEKLHVKGGTSYSWEASSYIVEPPWFSVRRDVRDIKKGRILLLLGDKVTTDHISPAGPILPDSPAGRLLSSMGVTELNTYGARRGNHEIMMRGGFSNPKLRNFLVDRQGGFTKHFPDGEEMSVYDAAMRYMKEGVDTVVVAGKQYGTGSSRDWAAKVTYLLGVKAVLAESFERIHRSNLVFMGVVPIEIPNWKDLGISGKEEVTVSGLNHIKPRSEVEVTFSGEKEITVKGKVRVDNEAELNYLKEGGILYYVFDKMIKK, from the coding sequence GTGAACACGAAGAAAATAGGAGATTTAAACTTCGTACAACTACCTGAGGAAACGAGGGACTTACCTTACAGTCTGAGAGTTCTAGCAGAAAACTCGCTCAGGAATGGATTTGACGACTCCGCTGAAAAGATATTGAATAGAAAAGTAGGGGAGGAGATAAGGTTTTTACCAACTAGGATAGTGATGCAGGATTACACTGGAGTTCCTTTGTTGGTAGACTTAGCGGAAATGAGAAGTGAGGCAGAGAGGAGAGGAAGCGATCCTCTCCTTGTAAACCCTAAGGTCAGATCTGACTTGGTTATAGACCACTCGGTACAAGTAGACTACTACGGTACTTCCTATGCACTAGAGATGAACATGAAGAAGGAATTTGAGAGGAACATGGAAAGGTATGGTTTCTTGAAGTGGGCACAGTCCTCCTTCACCAACCTGAGAGTAGTTCCTCCAGGGAACGGGATAATACATCAGGTAAATCTGGAGTTCTTATCCTCTGTTATAGACGTCAAGGACGGGATGGCTTTTCCAGAGGTAGTAATAGGGACAGACTCTCACACCACGATGATAGGGGGAATAGGAGTCCTTGGATGGGGTGTAGGTGGGTTAGAGGCTGAAGGAGTAATGTTGGGGGAACCTTACTATATGAACGTACCGGAGGTAGTAGGAGTTAAGATAGAGGGTAGCACTAGGGAAGGAGTCACCCCTACAGATGTGGTACTATTCCTGACAGAACTCCTCAGGGGGAAAGGGGTTGTAGGGAAGTTCGTGGAGTTCTTCGGGGACCTCTCATCACTTCCCGTGCCTGATAGGGCTACTATCTCAAACATGGCTCCAGAATACGGTGCTACTGTTGGGTATTTCCCGATAGACGGAAACACGCTGTCTTACCTCAGAGGAACTGCGAGGAATGCGGAGGTAGTGGAGAAAGTTTCAAAGGAAATGGGGATATTTTACTCCAACGAGCCGAGGTACGACAGGGTAATCGAGGTTGACCTTGGGGAAATTGAACCCGCTATAGCTGGGCCGAGGAACCCAGAGGAGAGAATCCCGTTGAAGAAAGTGAAGGAAAGCGTGAGCGGGTTATTAGGAGGAGCCAAGGGGAAGACAATAGACGACGGATCAGTAGTAATAGCTGCGATCACGAGTTGTACAAACACGTCTAATCCTTCAGTCATGATAGGTGCGGGGATCTTAGCCAAGAAAGCCGTTTCCTACGGCATGAGGCCTAAGCCTTACGTTAAGACCAGCATGGCGCCGGGTTCGCCAGTAGTTGTAAGTTATCTCTCCGACTCAGGTCTGTTACCTTATCTTGAGTCAATAGGTTTTCACGTGGTCGGTTTCGGATGTACTACGTGTATAGGAAACGCCGGGCCTTTACCTAAGGAGGTTGAGAACGACGTAAAGAACGGAGTTAGTGCATTCGCAGTGCTCAGCGGGAATAGAAACTTCGAAGGGAGAATAAATCCATACCTTAAGGGAGCGTTCCTTGCGTCTCCTGAACTAGTTGTAGCTTACTCCTTAGCTGGCAGGATGACTGTTGACCTAACAAGCGAGCCGATAGGGGTAGATCCCAACGGGAAGCCCGTATACCTGAAAGACATCTGGCCTTCCAATGCAGAAATTGCAGAGGTCTACAAGCTAGCCATGAGGCCAGAGATTTACGAGATGAGGAAAGAGGCAATATTCCACGGGGACGAAAACTGGGAGAAATTACACGTGAAAGGAGGGACAAGTTACAGTTGGGAGGCTTCGTCTTACATAGTAGAGCCACCTTGGTTCTCTGTGAGGCGCGATGTAAGGGATATCAAGAAGGGTAGAATCCTCTTACTTCTAGGAGACAAGGTTACCACGGATCACATATCTCCCGCAGGACCGATCCTGCCTGACTCTCCCGCAGGAAGGCTGCTGTCTTCTATGGGAGTTACAGAGCTTAACACTTACGGTGCGAGAAGGGGGAACCATGAAATCATGATGAGGGGAGGTTTCTCTAACCCTAAGTTGAGGAACTTCCTGGTGGACAGACAAGGAGGTTTCACCAAGCACTTCCCCGATGGAGAAGAGATGAGCGTTTACGACGCCGCAATGAGGTACATGAAGGAAGGAGTTGACACTGTCGTCGTTGCAGGTAAACAGTACGGAACCGGAAGCTCAAGGGATTGGGCTGCAAAGGTGACGTACCTCCTAGGCGTTAAGGCAGTCTTGGCGGAGAGTTTCGAGAGAATACACAGGAGCAACCTTGTCTTTATGGGAGTAGTTCCCATAGAGATACCTAACTGGAAGGACCTAGGTATAAGCGGTAAGGAAGAGGTAACCGTATCCGGCTTAAACCACATCAAGCCAAGGTCAGAAGTGGAAGTTACTTTCTCAGGAGAGAAGGAGATAACAGTGAAAGGCAAGGTCAGAGTTGACAATGAAGCTGAGCTCAACTATCTGAAGGAAGGAGGTATACTGTACTACGTGTTCGACAAGATGATTAAAAAGTGA
- a CDS encoding vWA domain-containing protein, with protein sequence MTLSMRIETSHKFSFSSPLRYMFKVMLVPERLGTAKGFHYIVLLDTSGSMTGYKIDVAKQGASALLSRIPEGNKVTFITFSDTVKVIKEAVDPQSAEDLSSITASGQTALYTALLNANKIAKAHEMPTYVLLLTDGNPTDQTNVDVFSSIQFMRDLQIVAFGIGDDYNEVLLKTLADKTNGLFYHISEPNEIAEKLPKKAVTEIAAKNVSVDIVTEGSGTKLLNYSSLPVKVNAVENVVKILGETEMPANYSGTFLTVKVQYEDPVSGKHEALLTPVNVSPATNQQTFISGVNNDLISEYRYYELLNRYAKEVQGEELVEATRTLTQLNQVAQQTRRIEFIETTRRLSNELETTKRLGSTEQTRRLSKEVSSEVTRKLREG encoded by the coding sequence ATGACTCTTTCCATGAGGATAGAAACAAGTCACAAGTTCTCTTTTTCGTCCCCATTGAGGTATATGTTCAAGGTAATGTTAGTACCTGAAAGATTGGGAACCGCAAAGGGATTTCACTACATAGTTCTCCTGGACACCAGCGGATCCATGACTGGCTATAAGATAGACGTCGCCAAACAAGGAGCGTCAGCTCTCCTCTCGAGGATACCGGAGGGAAACAAGGTAACTTTCATTACGTTCTCTGATACCGTGAAGGTTATAAAGGAAGCAGTAGATCCTCAGTCTGCGGAAGACCTTTCTTCCATTACAGCTTCAGGTCAGACAGCGCTTTACACTGCTTTATTGAACGCAAACAAGATAGCCAAGGCACATGAGATGCCTACCTACGTCCTCCTTCTGACAGACGGCAACCCCACAGATCAGACAAACGTGGATGTGTTCTCTTCAATTCAATTCATGAGGGATCTTCAGATAGTCGCTTTCGGCATCGGTGACGATTACAATGAAGTTCTTCTGAAGACCCTTGCTGACAAGACGAATGGTCTATTCTATCATATAAGTGAGCCTAACGAGATAGCGGAGAAACTACCTAAGAAGGCTGTGACTGAGATAGCCGCAAAGAACGTAAGCGTTGACATAGTAACTGAAGGGAGCGGAACCAAGCTATTGAACTATTCCTCATTACCAGTGAAGGTAAACGCTGTAGAAAACGTAGTTAAAATTCTAGGTGAGACTGAGATGCCTGCTAACTACAGCGGTACCTTCCTCACTGTGAAAGTCCAGTACGAAGATCCAGTTAGCGGGAAGCACGAAGCGCTCCTAACCCCAGTTAACGTTTCTCCAGCTACTAATCAGCAAACCTTCATTTCAGGGGTAAACAACGATCTCATATCGGAGTATCGCTATTACGAACTTCTCAATAGATATGCGAAGGAAGTACAAGGAGAGGAGTTAGTTGAGGCAACCAGAACGCTTACGCAGCTTAACCAAGTCGCCCAGCAGACCAGGAGGATAGAATTCATAGAGACAACGAGGAGGCTATCTAACGAGTTGGAGACAACTAAGAGGCTAGGTTCCACAGAACAGACTAGAAGGCTCTCAAAGGAGGTTTCCAGCGAGGTTACTAGAAAGCTGAGAGAGGGGTAA
- a CDS encoding metallophosphoesterase, producing MSNQDLLHKLLEESTSIFESQTNYLGSIETDKKVVFVGDTHGAFDVALYTLLNFLHDDSVGKIVFLGDYVDRGEMSLENLVLILREMLEDHESKGKMVVLRGNHESPLTNYHYGFFNELSEKAKDFPYEEFQRLFSYMPYAASVNGYFCVHGGIAKDESSESIAPQMKNLSQINELPRGDVEPSNPVAMQLLWNDPRECIDDFIPNVRGEGTFYFGKKAVEDFLNSNSLKGIIRAHEVKDAFSVEMDGKVITVFSSRYHHLSAGVLIMDENKRFHVLKILGEMS from the coding sequence ATTTCAAATCAGGATTTACTTCATAAACTCTTGGAGGAGTCCACGTCCATTTTCGAGTCTCAGACTAATTATCTAGGAAGTATTGAGACGGACAAGAAGGTAGTCTTTGTAGGAGATACCCACGGAGCCTTCGACGTGGCTCTCTACACTCTTCTCAACTTCCTTCATGACGACAGCGTGGGGAAAATAGTCTTCCTCGGTGATTACGTTGACAGGGGAGAGATGAGCTTAGAGAACTTAGTGCTGATTTTGAGGGAAATGCTGGAGGATCACGAGTCAAAGGGGAAAATGGTAGTGCTCAGGGGTAACCATGAAAGTCCTTTGACTAACTACCACTACGGTTTCTTCAACGAACTCTCCGAGAAAGCCAAGGACTTCCCTTATGAGGAGTTCCAGAGATTGTTTTCATACATGCCTTACGCGGCGTCAGTGAACGGATATTTCTGCGTACACGGCGGGATAGCAAAGGACGAAAGCAGCGAGTCTATAGCTCCACAAATGAAGAATTTGAGTCAGATAAATGAACTCCCCAGAGGAGACGTGGAACCATCAAACCCGGTCGCCATGCAGTTGCTTTGGAATGATCCGAGGGAGTGCATAGACGATTTCATACCTAACGTGAGAGGGGAGGGTACGTTCTATTTTGGCAAAAAGGCTGTGGAGGACTTCCTCAATTCCAATAGCTTAAAAGGGATAATAAGGGCTCATGAGGTTAAGGATGCTTTCTCAGTAGAAATGGATGGCAAAGTAATAACTGTTTTTTCAAGCAGGTATCATCACCTATCGGCAGGTGTGTTAATAATGGATGAGAACAAGAGATTCCACGTATTGAAAATTTTAGGTGAGATGTCATGA
- a CDS encoding FHA domain-containing protein, producing MTWKCPFCGNENLDDANFCTKCGAKKPESLTTQSTSMPTPEPTAQPAEAQQVVSQDGSTSVQVTSQAGSVAPQGQPEASMQAEEVKNEPATVPTQPAQLEASPEPAQVSAPQEPSPAGQEAQKYYIQFINTPNPQFNKTKIPLEFDVFPSISLGRSPENVIVIPDPEVSRKHAIIYYENGKLEIEDLNSTNGTYIYDGKMFQPVKGKVEIQPNSVLKLANNTVVKVVKD from the coding sequence ATGACATGGAAATGTCCATTTTGTGGAAACGAAAACCTTGATGACGCTAATTTTTGTACAAAGTGTGGAGCTAAGAAACCTGAATCCTTGACTACACAGTCAACGTCAATGCCGACCCCTGAACCTACTGCCCAACCTGCAGAGGCGCAACAAGTAGTATCGCAAGACGGAAGCACGTCAGTACAGGTGACGTCACAAGCAGGAAGCGTTGCACCTCAAGGGCAACCAGAAGCTTCAATGCAAGCTGAGGAAGTGAAGAACGAACCTGCTACAGTTCCAACACAACCTGCACAACTGGAAGCTTCGCCGGAGCCAGCGCAAGTTTCAGCACCTCAGGAGCCATCACCGGCAGGACAGGAAGCTCAAAAGTACTACATTCAGTTCATAAACACTCCGAACCCTCAGTTCAACAAGACCAAGATACCCTTGGAATTTGACGTTTTCCCTTCAATATCTCTTGGTAGGAGTCCAGAGAACGTCATAGTAATTCCAGATCCAGAAGTATCCAGGAAACATGCAATTATCTATTACGAGAACGGCAAGCTCGAGATAGAGGACCTCAACAGTACTAACGGAACATACATATACGACGGAAAGATGTTCCAACCAGTTAAGGGGAAAGTTGAGATACAGCCAAACTCAGTTCTGAAGCTTGCTAACAACACAGTGGTAAAAGTAGTGAAGGATTAA
- a CDS encoding VWA domain-containing protein: protein MVVSVKLTQSYSIAYTNKPTESGVVIYIIPESVTTLTNTHFVIAIDNSPSMKEDNKLDISMQAAQNLLASLPPGNLVTIIYFANHPHVVYQGPTGQPVTIERKFEGTTRLHEALREIIKITSQNNTATKVILLTDGQPVDKTNVKDYQALQFPPYVQFICLGVGRDYNEVILKTIADKTGGLFFHVEDPNSLPVLFESQRTTNTAAYNVEVETPRDFTPLNYNSPIRLPVVENMVAIYGTLLVPPGDTPYTAKFVVRYVEPADGQQKEITKFLTFNRGNAEQVMGSVNGRVQAEIRYYRLLREYEQSLMTGKAESTRIIQSLQEAAEQTRREDLIESTRKLSGDSKVDLSEVTRKMRSQ from the coding sequence ATGGTAGTTTCTGTTAAGCTAACCCAGTCATACTCGATAGCTTACACCAATAAGCCGACCGAGTCAGGAGTTGTAATTTATATAATACCCGAATCAGTGACGACTTTGACCAATACCCACTTTGTGATAGCTATCGACAACAGCCCCTCGATGAAGGAGGACAACAAGCTAGACATCTCTATGCAGGCTGCACAGAACCTCTTGGCTAGTCTACCGCCTGGAAACCTGGTTACCATAATTTACTTTGCCAACCATCCCCACGTAGTTTACCAAGGGCCTACAGGCCAGCCTGTTACAATCGAGAGAAAATTTGAGGGTACAACCAGGCTTCATGAAGCACTCAGAGAAATAATCAAGATAACCTCGCAGAACAACACCGCAACTAAGGTAATTTTGCTGACAGATGGACAGCCGGTAGACAAGACAAATGTAAAGGATTATCAAGCTCTTCAGTTCCCCCCTTATGTTCAGTTCATATGCCTCGGTGTAGGTAGGGACTACAACGAAGTTATCCTTAAGACGATAGCGGACAAAACTGGAGGTCTTTTCTTCCACGTGGAGGATCCGAACTCTCTACCAGTTCTCTTTGAAAGCCAGAGAACTACGAACACAGCTGCATATAATGTGGAAGTGGAGACACCAAGGGACTTCACCCCGTTAAATTACAATTCACCTATAAGGCTCCCGGTGGTGGAAAACATGGTAGCTATTTACGGTACTTTACTTGTGCCTCCAGGGGATACTCCGTATACGGCAAAGTTCGTGGTAAGGTATGTAGAGCCTGCTGACGGACAGCAGAAGGAAATCACAAAGTTCTTAACTTTCAATAGAGGAAACGCTGAACAAGTCATGGGATCAGTAAATGGAAGGGTTCAAGCTGAGATAAGGTACTATAGGCTCCTCAGGGAATACGAACAGTCCCTAATGACAGGGAAGGCTGAGAGCACCCGTATAATTCAATCGTTACAGGAAGCCGCGGAGCAGACCAGGAGAGAGGACTTGATAGAATCTACTAGAAAGTTGAGTGGAGATTCCAAGGTAGACTTATCCGAGGTAACTAGGAAAATGAGGTCTCAGTGA
- the trm10 gene encoding tRNA (adenine(9)-N1)-methyltransferase Trm10: protein MSLAEYMADYLKSEGIDSLGIKGIKRYSKSLLHDILVHCLVNGFSIKRGEFVGSHPVQEMGISLYYLSSSGEPLHYALEKDSTCSIDIKLPEFPKFLIDMNLWGYLTEEERTDLVRQLGLSISVIRRYYWDGNLRVVNPPQELFQLLSHMFKGFSFVLETEEGIHEGIVLDPYGEYEIDETTIREAQTFIIGGIVDKGKRFDRATEFLTRVSGYSHLKRYKIALRSSVIGVPDRINKILEILLLVRSSYSLEKAILETQNNSDKISRARFEINKGRDIGWLGINQKMLEKLSNSDKKSNKKEG, encoded by the coding sequence TTGAGCTTAGCCGAATACATGGCGGATTACTTGAAATCTGAGGGAATAGACTCCCTAGGGATTAAGGGTATCAAGAGATACAGTAAATCATTGCTTCACGACATCCTAGTTCACTGTTTAGTAAACGGATTTTCCATTAAGAGGGGAGAGTTCGTCGGCTCTCACCCTGTCCAAGAAATGGGGATAAGCCTTTATTATCTTTCCTCTTCAGGTGAACCTTTGCATTACGCCTTAGAGAAGGATAGTACGTGTAGCATTGATATCAAGCTACCCGAGTTCCCTAAGTTTTTAATTGACATGAACTTGTGGGGCTACTTGACTGAAGAGGAGAGGACAGACCTTGTTAGACAATTAGGTCTATCGATCTCCGTCATCAGGAGATACTACTGGGACGGAAACCTGAGGGTAGTCAATCCCCCTCAAGAATTGTTTCAATTATTGAGTCACATGTTCAAGGGATTCTCGTTCGTACTTGAAACCGAGGAGGGAATCCACGAAGGGATAGTCCTTGACCCTTATGGTGAATATGAGATTGATGAGACAACTATAAGGGAAGCTCAGACTTTCATCATAGGGGGAATAGTAGATAAAGGGAAGAGGTTTGACCGGGCTACGGAATTCCTCACAAGGGTCTCTGGATACTCTCACCTCAAGAGGTACAAGATAGCCCTCAGATCCTCCGTTATAGGCGTACCAGATAGGATAAACAAGATTCTCGAGATCCTACTCTTAGTGCGTTCTAGTTACTCTCTAGAGAAAGCTATCCTTGAAACGCAGAACAACTCTGATAAGATATCCAGAGCTAGGTTCGAGATCAATAAGGGAAGGGACATAGGCTGGCTAGGAATAAATCAGAAAATGCTTGAAAAATTGAGCAACAGTGACAAGAAATCCAATAAAAAGGAAGGTTAA
- a CDS encoding NifB/NifX family molybdenum-iron cluster-binding protein yields MTKVALPVTGDEVTGPGEGEKVKIFDVENDLIKLVEEYPNPALHAVAARGAHMLKSALDKGAQVFLVTEMGPPGVRLLQGKAKAFLVEEGTKVDDAIRLFKEGKLQEIVEPTHTERHG; encoded by the coding sequence ATGACTAAAGTAGCTCTACCTGTGACCGGAGACGAGGTTACCGGACCAGGAGAAGGAGAGAAGGTGAAGATTTTTGACGTTGAAAACGACCTTATCAAGTTAGTAGAGGAGTATCCTAATCCTGCCCTTCATGCAGTAGCAGCTAGGGGAGCTCACATGTTGAAGTCGGCCTTAGACAAGGGAGCTCAGGTCTTCTTGGTCACTGAAATGGGGCCCCCAGGAGTCAGGTTACTCCAGGGAAAGGCCAAGGCTTTCCTAGTCGAAGAAGGTACTAAAGTAGACGACGCAATTAGGCTCTTTAAGGAAGGAAAATTACAGGAGATAGTTGAGCCCACTCATACCGAAAGACACGGTTAA
- a CDS encoding ATP-binding protein: MNMGTFSLSKADVARKCVAILGIRGSGKSNTSKVMIEEAIKEGLPVTVIDPDAEYVDLVNSMGGDIVTGSDDASLRSEVHHRKAISSVIDMSEWNQESFSFLYKYLTNIWEMSKDRRTDRMIVVEEAHEFIPQGKVSGISEIITRLALRGRKRGIGIILISQRSAKVNKDVLTQSEIYMLHKVVHPADLKVYKEILPWKPKEVDSVVPSLEVGEALFYKEGKTEKVKIRQSTYNTLQFSQFREDATNMI, from the coding sequence ATGAACATGGGGACATTCTCGCTGAGTAAGGCTGACGTAGCCAGGAAGTGTGTAGCGATCCTTGGAATAAGAGGGTCTGGAAAGTCCAACACTTCGAAGGTAATGATAGAGGAAGCGATAAAGGAAGGTTTACCGGTCACCGTGATTGACCCTGACGCTGAATACGTGGATTTGGTCAATTCCATGGGCGGAGATATTGTAACAGGGAGTGACGATGCATCGCTTAGATCGGAAGTTCATCACAGGAAAGCTATCAGCTCTGTGATAGACATGAGCGAGTGGAACCAAGAGTCCTTCTCTTTCCTTTACAAGTACTTAACAAACATATGGGAAATGTCTAAGGATCGCAGGACGGATAGAATGATCGTTGTAGAGGAAGCCCATGAGTTCATACCCCAAGGGAAAGTATCAGGGATATCTGAAATTATAACTAGGCTAGCCCTCAGAGGAAGGAAAAGAGGCATAGGCATAATCCTCATAAGCCAGAGGTCTGCAAAGGTAAACAAGGACGTTCTGACTCAGAGCGAGATATATATGCTCCACAAAGTAGTACACCCAGCAGACTTGAAGGTCTATAAGGAAATCCTCCCTTGGAAACCAAAGGAAGTAGATTCAGTAGTCCCCTCGCTGGAAGTAGGTGAGGCTTTGTTCTACAAGGAAGGAAAGACGGAGAAGGTCAAAATTAGGCAAAGCACATATAACACGCTTCAGTTCAGCCAGTTCAGAGAAGACGCTACAAACATGATCTGA
- a CDS encoding HAD family hydrolase → MLKAVFVDLGETLVGFRPRTYEIVASVLKDYGYNISPVKVYRAMMRSMGKFNYPDNEGSNPFDLSDFSYELGIVSREVIKEISEKAKYGDSHFLYDDAIPFLEGVKSLGLKTILVSNATPRARTIVMEYGLDRYLDYMIFSCDVGLIKPNPRIFSLAIQKGGFPSVHIGDIYEMDVLGARRAFVKPILLDRFGLYAELKESKVSNLTEALREIERENSDLDKAIPTTTTARTTSLQNTNT, encoded by the coding sequence ATGTTGAAGGCAGTCTTCGTAGACCTTGGAGAAACCTTGGTTGGCTTCAGACCGAGAACTTACGAAATCGTTGCTTCCGTGCTGAAAGATTACGGCTATAACATAAGCCCAGTGAAAGTTTATAGGGCTATGATGAGGAGCATGGGAAAGTTCAACTATCCTGACAATGAAGGTAGTAATCCCTTTGATTTGAGTGATTTCTCTTACGAGCTTGGAATAGTATCTAGAGAGGTAATCAAGGAGATAAGCGAGAAAGCCAAGTACGGCGACAGCCATTTCCTTTATGACGACGCTATCCCTTTCCTGGAGGGAGTTAAGTCCCTCGGTCTCAAGACGATCCTCGTATCGAACGCCACACCGAGAGCCAGAACTATAGTGATGGAATACGGATTGGACAGATACCTCGACTACATGATATTCTCATGTGACGTCGGACTCATAAAGCCGAACCCAAGGATATTTTCTCTAGCTATACAAAAGGGAGGTTTCCCCTCAGTCCACATTGGAGATATCTACGAAATGGACGTTTTAGGAGCTAGGAGGGCTTTCGTAAAGCCCATCCTGCTTGACAGGTTTGGACTTTACGCAGAGTTGAAAGAAAGTAAGGTGAGTAACCTCACGGAGGCTCTGAGGGAAATAGAGAGGGAGAATTCGGACTTGGACAAGGCGATACCTACTACTACAACAGCAAGGACTACTTCCCTTCAAAATACCAACACTTGA